Proteins from a genomic interval of Rosa chinensis cultivar Old Blush chromosome 2, RchiOBHm-V2, whole genome shotgun sequence:
- the LOC112184414 gene encoding uncharacterized protein LOC112184414, with product MANGIAESFNSWIAIERLMPVYCMLDQTRIKQMEMAGKRREEAERWTTELTPKMEERLKVQMEKSRRFSVHYSSPGVYEVRSDFSYVVNISDHACSCVKWKINCFPCPHGLAALQAASENVYDYIDKYFHVGMFKKSYSFPIHPITNVDMSSSDSASECILPPLAKRPPGRPRVKRFKSAGEVEKKLIRCGRCGKMGTHNKLSCTEPLVQQ from the coding sequence atggctaATGGGATTGCTGAATCATTTAACTCTTGGATTGCAATTGAGCGTTTGATGCCAGTCTACTGTATGCTTGACCAGacaagaattaaacaaatggaGATGGCGGGTAAAAGGAGGGAAGAAGCAGAACGCTGGACCACAGaactaactcccaaaatggaGGAAAGGTTGAAGGTGCAGATGGAGAAATCTCGTCGCTTCAGTGTCCATTATTCAAGTCCTGGAGTTTATGAGGTTCGATCTGACTTTTCATATGTTGTCAACATTTCCGATCATGCGTGTTCATGTGTTAAATGGAAGATCAATTGTTTTCCTTGTCCTCACGGCCTTGCTGCATTACAAGCTGCCTCTGAAAATGtatatgattatattgataAGTACTTTCATGTTGGTATGTTCAAGAAGAGCTACAGTTTTCCTATCCATCCGATAACCAATGTTGATATGTCTTCCTCAGATTCTGCCTCTGAATGTATATTACCTCCCCTTGCGAAGAGGCCACCCgggaggcctagggtgaagcggttcaagtCGGCCGGAGAGGTTGAAAAGAAGCTGATTCGTTGTGGTCGTTGTGGAAAAATGGGCACTCATAACAAGTTGAGCTGCACTGAACCTCTAGTTCAGCAGTAG